The DNA window AGATCTGCACAGTCATGTGTACAGTCAGCTCCTGTGTCATTACCTCTGCGAAAGAGGGGATATTTGACTCAGCTTTGGTTGTTGGGTGGTTTGTTAGTTAACAATATTAAGTGAAAACTgctttccacgaaacttggtggaaggatgtgttgtgggtcagggaagaatccagaATCCTGGagtttttccaacattttcgttgatttcGCAGAGAAAAATTCACGCAccttgatttaaaataaaaaagtttttctgagtatgtgcaatgtggtgcagatataaataaaaattcagatctaatggatttaaatgtggtttcataaggagactgttggtaGAGGTTTGTTAATCCAGGGCTCAAGAGATTGGGGGATTgtattaaatttgtattttgaaaaagtTCCTCAAACCAATGTGTAATATTCCAAACTGCCACTAGAGGAGGTAGTAGACAAGCACATGACTTGCCCAGAAGTGGTCAGTCACATGGTGTGTAGAGGAACAGCACATCAAAATGACGAATGATCCCTGTCACATCAATAGCAACTATAACAAATACAGATCTCCAGTGGTGATGACTCCCCTCcaggcagaaagacagaggatTTATTGATCCACGACATCCCGCCAGCGAGTAGCACAAACTGGATGTTTCTGGACCAAAGCCCCCTCCTGCCAATCTGCACTTCATTAGGCCGATTGCTTGTCAATGTGAGCTGCTCCCTGtctcctccctgctccctctGCCTCGGTCTGATTAAAGGGGGAAACCTCATAAATACGCTGCTGCCTATAAACAATTTCCTCGTCACATCAAAGTCACACGGAAGTTGTAAGCCGCTCTTGTAATTGCAACAAGGCACAGGCACCTTTTTAGCGTCCCCACATGCCACCGCACTCAACCCCTGCAGCCCTGCAATAGCCTACTGCTAATCCGGAGTGGTCCGCTGGATCCCACTAATTCAAATCTATCGTCAACAGAGGTCATTGATGTAAAGTTTAATGAGGCAGGAAGAACACGACTCAGAGGATAAGAGCAGGAGGAAATGAGTGAGTGTTGCTTCTAACATGAGAGAAGCAAGATAATGTAAAATAGTGCTAATTAACCCCTCGATCCCAGGCAGTTGAAAGATCATTATGGATTATTACAGGTTAAATACAGTGAATGTTACTGTTAGTTAAGGCTGGgccataaaacaatatcaataattatcacaatataattttcttttaataatatatgttgcaaatttgtcattttcttctcagtaagaagagtttaaaaccacaacacaaatgtgtctttaaacttaaaagaaacaataatgatgttataataataatgttatatatatCAATTGATATTAAAATGTCTATCCGTCTAATTTCTGGCCAATTGTCCGAGCCCTACTGTGGTGAGATGTAAAAGCATTAATTAAAGAACAAAAGGTTGAAAGACATTAACGTCACTGCACATCCCTGTTGGTCTAACCACCAATCTATTGTAGACAAACGCTGTTcgtatttcttattttcattacagCTCATCAAACCTGATCACTTCTGTGCTATAAATACAGTGATAATGACTGTCAGGGAGACAACAGAAGGTATGTCTATGTAAACAAAGCATCATTGTAAAAGTGTTacgcagaaaaaaaagacgTTTGACCAGAATGTTAAATGACAGCTTGGTAATTATGGGAACTGTCTGTGAAGTAATTTATGGATCTCGTTTATGGTTTGTCAAACATTACCCTGAActgaacaggaaacacaaacacacacacacacacacacacacagtgagagctGATGTATCAGCACAGAGCTGAACAAGAGCCGCTTGGTTTCCATGGTTtaaaaaatgacttttaaaaatgatcgTCAGTGAATGTAACTGCACATGTTCACATATCATAcgtaaatcatttatttaaaggaaACAGTCTGAAAagctttaattgtttttgttcatttcaattataaaacattaatgggaaaacaaaaactgcatAGCACGACTTGGGCCCTTTCAAAGGGACGCTCAGGAGGAAgaacaatataaatacaactttGGTCTGTACCATATTACATTATAAATACACATTAGGCATTCATGCATTTTCCAGCACTGTATTTCAAAGAGAATAAATATGTCTATGCTTTATAAAGGAATGAGTAGAGttgaagatgtttttattgCTATGAGAGAAGAAGTTTTCAACATGATGAGTAAGAGGGTTAAACCTTGTCGTCTTGACGACACCACAAACCTGAATTTGACCGTTTTCTTTTCAAGGCAGCAGACATGTCTGTAGACTGCAAATTAAAAGTTTCAGTGATATGTTTGATTTTGGCCTGAGTTGCTGAAACACTCATTCacccacaaacaaaaacaaagtgtctGGATATTAAGGCCCCTTTCAACACAAGGCACTGAGTCTGATGAGTTTATAAAAAGGCTTTTGGTGAAAATCTGTAGTCTCTGTTATTGTGCCCAGTGCAAGTGCTCACCCAGCTCAGTTACTGCAGAAGTAAACAAGTGAGACGTATAAACAGCTGGACAGTGGCACCCCTGCTCCTTCTACAGACAGGTCATGTAAACAGACAAGCCAAAGAGGCAAGAAGACACTTTTTTAAtcctagatttaaaaaaagattttctaaTTTGACTCAAAGTGCTTGTAAAGTTGATTGAAGCACTCCTTGTGCAGAAGATATAATACaaacactgttttttaaaatgtcaggcACACATCCTCTGTGTCCATTTTTAGGGAATCCTTGGAAATGCACTGAATCACATTTCCCCACAGTCCGacatatttccatttttatgATAGGTGGTACATGCTGTAGCCCAACGGAGTGGCATACAGCCCTAAAGGTGAAATTGGCAGTAGGGGtctgtgatggtggtggtgatagGCAGAGTATGACTGTCCGTACAGCGACATGGCGCCCAGCGATAACGGTAACGTAAAGCCAGGGTGCATAGCTCCAGCAGCGGCGGCCGCCACCGCAGCAGTCTTGGCGTCGGCGGCCATTTTAAGCTTCTCCAGCTCGGCCTCCTGGAGCCTCTTGGCTTTTGCGCGGCGGTTTTGGAACCAGATTTTCACCTGGGTCTCCGTcagggtcagagaggaggagaactcGGCGCGCTCGGCGATGGACAGGTACTGCTTCTGCCTGAACTTCCTCTCCAGGGCCAGGAGCTGGGATGTGGTGAACGGAGTGCGGGGCTTTCGGTTGTTCTTGTGTTTCCTCAATTGGCAGGAAGGACTGATGTGAcctgggaaaagaaaacagatgagaTTTAAATCACTTCCATGAAGTTCTGTTGATTTATGTGGCTTGTGCGTCCTTCCAGCAACAAAAAATACTGTATTAAACTTTATGTAAATAGCACTTATCTCAACAATGTTACATAGTACTTTACAAggaggaaacagacacacaaaaatcaGTTGGGTTTACTTTAACATAACTGTTGTTGATGGTTTGATGTCAGGCTGCACTGTTATCTAATAGGccacatttcaataaaaggccTTGTCTTTAATATGTTTGAATTCCTTCCTCCCACATTAACCTCCAATATAATTCACATCTGACCCATTTAGAGCCGATAAGTGGTTCACTTAGCACAGCTTCctgtttttactttctctcCAACAGGAATCATTATAGCAAGTAAACAATACAACTTCGTAAAAACAATGACAATCTGTCCCATCCGTGTTCAGCCTATTGGTTTACTCCTTCAAACTTTAAGCCAACTTGGATACTTTGACTGCAGGTTATCATTAATTGTTCAGTAGGGAAATAATTCATCTTTAATAGAGAAATAAATGGCGTATATTGCACAGAATGAGACACGTTTTATGCGTAAAAGTTGTGGCACAAACTTACGCGGTTGTGTGGAAAACGCGCCGTTGGTGACCCAGGGCGTGCAGTCCTCTGACTCAGACGCCTCGGACTTCACCGGCGACAAGGGCGCAGCGGTTAAGCTCTTTCGGTTTCCTTCGGGAGGACTG is part of the Paralichthys olivaceus isolate ysfri-2021 chromosome 15, ASM2471397v2, whole genome shotgun sequence genome and encodes:
- the msx2b gene encoding homeobox protein MSH-D, producing the protein MRPGGEMASQETFNDLECNSSEEDNNRAASVEGTREEKTSPAVRRHHPFSVEALMSGRKTHDRGGNPDGGSAAVSPAAFNSQYLCRESCSPPEGNRKSLTAAPLSPVKSEASESEDCTPWVTNGAFSTQPRHISPSCQLRKHKNNRKPRTPFTTSQLLALERKFRQKQYLSIAERAEFSSSLTLTETQVKIWFQNRRAKAKRLQEAELEKLKMAADAKTAAVAAAAAGAMHPGFTLPLSLGAMSLYGQSYSAYHHHHHRPLLPISPLGLYATPLGYSMYHLS